A single window of Colletotrichum higginsianum IMI 349063 chromosome 8, whole genome shotgun sequence DNA harbors:
- a CDS encoding GTP-binding protein rho2 — MAAANNAQNVIRRKLVIIGDGACGKTSLLSVFTLGYFPTYSTQPVNPEPRSLTRHDLQIPTVFENYVTDCRVDGKSVQLALWDTAGQEDYERLRPLAYSKAHVILIGFSVDTPDSLDNVKHKWVEEVTRLCPGVPIILVGLKKDLREDPVAIEEMRKKSLRFVTHQEGDAASKEIGARKYLECSSLSGEGVDDVFEAATRAALLTFEKGEGGGCCVIL, encoded by the exons ATGGCAGCAGCAAACAACGCCCAGAACGTCATCCGCAG GAAGCTCGTCATCATTGGCGATGGTGCCTGCGGAAAGACGAGTCTGTTGAGCGTCTTCACCCTCGGTTACTTCCCCACG TACTCGACGCAGCCCGTCAACCCCGAGCCCCGATCCCTGACGAGACATGACTTACAGATCCCCACCGTTTTCGAAAACTACGTTACCGACTGCAGAGTAGATGGCAAGTCGGTTCAGCTGGCGCTATGGGATACCGCCGGACAAGAGGACTACGAGCGGTTACGTCCCCTGGCATACTCCAAAGCGCAcgtcatcctcatcggcTTCTCCGTCGACACCCCCGACTCCCTCGACAACGTCAAGCACAAG TGGGTTGAGGAGGTCACGCGTCTTTGCCCCGGCGTCCCTATCATTCTCGTTGGATTGAAGAAAGATCTCCGTGAAGACCCTGTTGCCATTGAGGAGATGCGCAAGAAGTCGTTGCGTTTTGTCACCCACCAGGAGGGTGACGCCGCATCCAAGGAGATTGGCGCGCGGAAATACCTTGAGTGTTCCAGTCTTAGCGGCGAGGGAGTCGACGATgtcttcgaggccgccaCGCGCGCAGCCCTGTTGACCTttgagaagggcgagggcggcggctgctgcgtCATTCTGTGA
- a CDS encoding Stress response protein NST1 encodes MPANHRQPAPQTPASPSTKPTARYTNKDGSKIITVPKGPPSTDPSLPSTPTSSAKAPSLQTTVAANGPDDSAPAVNRKKQKRRAKAAAKAAAEQAVVGQTPNGRPSPAPGASAPQPRSARHDDDHDSSDDDADADDRHSVDDDDDDDDDDHRHRHPGANGVASAKSKKSKKKKKKNAKNPQLANPQFDNVPQQQHQHHNHNHHHHSHPHSPLTAPRGPGISKDKIWNTSSQEERERIKEFWLGLGEDERKSLVKVEKDAVLKKMKEQQKHTCSCTVCGRKRTAIEEELEGLYDAYYEELETFANNGEGPHILPPHREFPLRPSRLPATYSGQPPSRGRIVEHVGDDDDDDGDEDPEEEYSDEEDELEEEEEEEEEEEEEEEDDDEYSEEDEPPEDAHPHDRDVADFLTFGNSLQVKGMQLLDSLLCRYGNMDLGGILTVADDLLKNDGKRFIEMMEQLAERRMAREEDAKEHFSRGYGHPANGSYSNHGHPPPEDDYDDEDEEEDDDYDDSQEEEYEDEEVSSSQYTHDHKHSSTEHYCCHHQDTMTEEQRMEEGRRMFQIFAARMFEQRVLTAYRDMVAKQRQQQLIEELEEENRQDAQRKAKRAKENQKRKDKAALKKQQQAEEKARREAEKAAEEAARLEEQRRKAEEQRLRAEEKRRKKEEQKRLEEEERLRKEAERQRRLQEQQEKRAEQERKTREAREKAQKLKDEVRLRDKEARELKEKETRERKEKQDQARREKEAKAKADREAKARAAADKENSVIERSKQEDNKPATAPKAATAAAPIPIPASGRRLSQHPVPIPTHPSNPASYASPKIPVATPALPKAPTPIRPKHAPQPLENSLPGSQASQSGSSASQNPSPHPATPGHTSPAPIGSRKTSVATSSSLPHPHSVSPSSIKGPMQTGPFGMPMSMPPPGFGVPPPGLANRMHDPIFGPPGIPGFGRPPPGMMPGPPGLNGPAGRGFMPHPPPGFGQPIGGDPMHNMAPGPATHSRQPSGGYDPASPPTPAQPIGRPAPIGRPGSVVHGQRNEQPDDFANQHLGSSALLDDAEDPIAAAMNAARHRNQLPRPAFPTIPFAGGMDNGFHNMHNNVWGPSPMGFVPPPGLGNPTWGSPMIPPMPSLGQMRTGGNPRSVAVRLMLCRACKELQARSPDSAESFVDLAAIKAEVDQLSRMEIISEDDLLDLAETEGNAHNGGGTFDIRRDANGPGKHSVRWVPEFNDMSQPHHRAVGAPGEIGSPIIGSGATAFLARGQ; translated from the coding sequence ATGCCGGCCAACCACCGCCAGCCGGCACCCCAGACGCCTGCGTCTCCAAGCACCAAGCCCACGGCTCGCTACACGAACAAAGATGGCTCCAAGATCATCACCGTCCCAAAGGGTCCCCCCTCCACCGATCCCTCGCTGCCATCCACTCCGACTTCGTCGGCCAAGGCCCCGAGCTTGCAgaccaccgtcgccgccaacggcccCGACGACTCGGCCCCTGCCGTCAACcgcaagaagcagaagcgtCGCGCAAAGGCCGCTGCgaaggctgccgccgagcaagccgtcgtcggccaaaCACCCAACGGACGCCCAAGTCCTGCGCCTGGCGCATCCGCCCCCCAGCCTCGCTCTGCCCGACatgacgacgaccacgattccagcgatgacgacgccgacgccgatgaccGCCActcggtcgacgacgacgacgatgatgacgacgacgaccatcgccatcgccatcccGGCGCCAACGGTGTTGCCTCAGCCAAGTCCAAAAAGtccaaaaagaagaagaagaagaacgcAAAGAACCCGCAACTCGCCAACCCCCAGTTCGACAACGTGCCGCAGCAacagcaccaacaccatAACCATaaccatcaccaccactcCCACCCCCACTCGCCATTGACGGCGCCCCGCGGGCCTGGCATCTCCAAGGATAAAATCTGGAACACCAGCTCGCAGGAGGAGAGGGAACGCATCAAGGAGTTCTGGCTCGgtctcggcgaggacgagcgcAAGTCATTggtcaaggtcgagaaggacgctgttctgaagaagatgaaggagcagcagaagcacACATGCAGCTGCACCGTCTGCGGCCGGAAGCGCaccgccatcgaggaggagctcgagggaCTCTACGACGCCTACtacgaggagctcgagaccTTTGCGAACAACGGAGAGGGTCCTCACATCCTGCCGCCTCATCGCGAATTCCCCCTTCGCCCCTCACGCCTCCCCGCGACCTACTCGGGCCAGCCGCCGTCACGTGGCCGCATAGTCGAacacgtcggcgacgacgacgatgacgacggcgacgaggacccCGAAGAAGAGTacagcgacgaggaagacgagctcgaggaggaggaggaggaggaggaggaggaggaagaagaggaagaagacgacgatgagtACAGCGAAGAGGACGAACCGCCAGAGGACGCCCACCCTCACGACCGGGACGTGGCCGACTTCTTGACGTTTGGGAACAGCCTGCAAGTCAAGGGTATGCAGCTTCTGGACTCTCTACTCTGCAGATATGGTAACATGGACTTAGGCGGCATACTCACCGTTGCGGATGACCTCCTCAAGAACGACGGCAAGCGTTTCATCGAGATGAtggagcagctcgccgagcgcCGCATGGCCCGCGAAGAGGACGCCAAGGAGCACTTCTCGCGCGGCTACGGTCATCCCGCCAACGGCTCCTACTCGAATCAtggccatcctcctcccgaAGACGACtatgacgacgaggacgaggaggaggatgatgactATGACGACAGCCAAGAAGAGGAATACGAGGATGAAGAAGTGAGCTCCTCTCAATACACACATGACCATAAACACTCGAGTACTGAGCATTACTGTTGTCATCATCAGGACACGATGACCGAGGAACAGCGCATGGAGGAGGGTCGTCGCATGTTTCAGATCTTCGCCGCTCGCATGTTTGAGCAACGCGTCCTCACGGCCTATCGGGACATGGTCGCCAAGCAacgacagcagcagctcatcgaagagctcgaggaggagaaccGCCAGGACGCCCAACGAAAGGCCAAGAGGGCCAAAGAGAACCAAAAGCGCAAGGACAAGGCCGCCCtcaagaagcagcagcaggccgaggagaaggccaggagggaggccgagaaggccgccgaggaagccgcCCGCCTCGAGGAGCAACGACGGAAGGCCGAAGAGCAGCGCCTCCGGGCCGAGGAGAAACGCCGCAAGAAGGAAGAGCAGAAGCGtctcgaagaggaggagcgccTCCGCAAGGAGGCCGAGCGACAAAGGCGCCtccaggagcagcaggagaaGCGTGCGGAACAGGAACGCAAGACGCGAGAAGCAAGGGAAAAGGCGCAGAAACTCAAGGACGAGGTTCGACTACGTGACAAGGAGGCTCGGGAGCTCAAGGAGAAAGAGACGCGGGAGCGGAAAGAGAAGCAGGACCAGGCCAGACGCGAaaaggaggccaaggccaaggccgatcGAGAAGCCAAGGCCAGAGCTGCCGCCGATAAGGAGAACAGCGTCATCGAACGGTCGAAGCAGGAGGACAACAAGCCGGCAACAGCACCAAaggccgccaccgccgctgctccTATTCCTATACCCGCCTCGGGTCGACGGTTGTCGCAACATCCGGTGCCGATCCCGACACATCCCTCCAACCCCGCATCCTACGCATCCCCAAAGATACCCGTTGCGACGCCGGCTCTGCCCAAGGCTCCGACACCGATCCGTCCCAAGCATGCGCCCCAGCCCCTGGAAAACAGCCTGCCGGGATCCCAGGCCTCGCAATCCGGGTCGAGCGCCAGCCAGAACCCGTCACCTCACCCCGCAACGCCCGGCCACACGAGCCCGGCGCCGATCGGGTCTAGGAAGACGAGCgtggcgacgtcgagctcgctGCCGCATCCCCACTCGGTGTCGCCGTCAAGCATCAAGGGACCGATGCAGACTGGCCCCTTTGGCATGCCTATGagcatgccgccgcccgggTTCGGTGTGCCTCCTCCGGGACTCGCGAACCGCATGCATGATCCCATCTTTGGTCCGCCCGGCATCCCCGGGTTCGGTAGACCACCGCCCGGCATGATGCCCGGTCCGCCCGGGCTTAACGGGCCCGCTGGACGCGGTTTCATGCCGCACCCACCCCCCGGTTTCGGACAGCCCATAGGCGGCGATCCGATGCACAACATGGCACCGGGGCCGGCAACACACTCGAGGCAGCCCTCCGGCGGCTATGACCCGGCTTCACCACCAACCCCTGCGCAACCCATCGGAAGACCGGCACCTATCGGACGACCCGGCAGCGTGGTGCACGGGCAACGTAATGAGCAACCTGACGACTTTGCCAACCAGCATCTCGGGAGCAGCGCACTGCtagacgacgccgaggatcCGATCGCCGCGGCCATGAACGCGGCCAGGCACCGCAACCAGCTGCCGCGACCGGCGTTCCCGACGATCCCGTTCGCGGGGGGCATGGACAACGGATTCCACAACATGCACAACAACGTATGGGGCCCGTCGCCGATGGGCTTCGTCCCGCCTCCCGGCCTGGGCAACCCCACCTGGGGCAGCCCCATGATAccgccgatgccgtcgcTGGGCCAGATGCGAACGGGGGGCAATCCTCGCTCGGTGGCGGTTCGCCTGATGCTGTGCCGCGCCTGCAAGGAGCTGCAGGCTCGCAGCCCGGACAGCGCGGAATCGTTTGTCGATCTCGCGGCgatcaaggccgaggtggacCAGCTCAGCCGGATGGAGATTATCTCGGAAGACGACCTACTGGACCTCGCCGAAACGGAGGGCAACGCgcacaacggcggcggcaccttTGACATCCGGCGCGACGCCAACGGCCCCGGCAAGCACTCGGTGCGGTGGGTGCCCGAGTTCAACGACATGTCGCAGCCTCACCACCGAGCGGTGGGCGCGCCGGGCGAGATCGGGAGCCCCATCATCGGCAGCGGTGCCACTGCGTTCTTGGCTAGGGGGCAGTAG
- a CDS encoding Homeobox and c2h2 transcription, translating into MFPPPCPSAMSADDIRTLRALAGRYGSGSLENTLRSLGGSSSINTNTNTDTTTGNSNNGTINSINNYTTLRPPPQHHQQHQNNPAPARNSTLSTSTFGSAHSAPPSLTSSGPWSAITAQQQQQQQQQQQQQNAAAAAWNDPNDVPFLLSPSVTPSLSGSEWQDLHVNEYLLSSPCGEKKAVVAAAVAAVSSPSRRKPIECPLCAVHDVRVGFGRKSDFKKHLQNFHNTDCLWACPRRGCHMVFDFERAYVVHLKTDHHSGSRDSSFHAATAPDRVRVELCPQVVFACGFVGCKTVIEAPDDGAAPAAADAFFDHLAGHFDRRATPTSSSSSSSSSSPVCGWTYYHQIRNLLRQRALKDEWKHALWDKAARNQLRWQPRSSADLKKLLECRHLADVPRVLHAAWTLGQTSFSSPKHPGPAFPGEATRPLRNRCPLSISGHDVGGGDSHRRTFGQHLQQLPNAGAAVFHTTLATVSHPPPRCVPEEPDSLVYAHPGTPLVLPEHNAWSTDVVLGPREDFDDDDDNNNYNIHKNNNDGGDGGGHVPMVYAAAPSPVSPWIVGPGPGPGPGARPPPPCDPTTPDDEAFGALLRVPPPPPKRPRSWGMRSLENLRLKRRDRPSPPVDEKALAMPAWI; encoded by the exons ATGTTCCCGCCTCCATGCCCATCGGCCATGTCCGCCGACGACATCCGGACcctccgcgccctcgccggccggtACGGGTCCGGCAGCCTGGAGAACACCCTCCGAAGcctgggcggcagcagcagcatcaacaccaacaccaacaccgacACCACCACAGGCAACAGCAATAACGGCACCAtcaacagcatcaacaacTACACTACCCTCCGGCCACCGCCACagcaccaccaacaacaccagaACAACCCGGCGCCCGCCCGGAACTCAACCCTGTCGACGTCCACCTTCGGCAGCGCCCacagcgcgccgccgtccctgACGAGCTCCGGGCCCTGGAGCG CTATTAcggcacagcagcagcagcagcagcagcagcagcagcagcaacaaaacgccgccgccgccgcctggaaCGACCCCAACGACGtgcccttcctcctctccccctccgtgactccctccctctccggCTCCGAGTGGCAGGACCTCCACGTCAACGAGTACCTCCTCTCCTCGCCCTgcggcgagaagaaggccgtcgtcgccgccgccgtggcggcggtgtcctccccctcccgccgCAAGCCCATCGAGTGCCCCCTTTGCGCCGTCCACGACGTCcgcgtcggcttcggccgcAAGAGCGACTTCAAGAAGCACCTCCAGAACTTCCACAACACCGACTGCCTCTGGGCCTGCCCGCGCCGCGGCTGCCACATGGTCTTTGACTTTGAGCGGGCCTACGTCGTCCATCTCAAGACGGACCACCACAGCGGCAGCCGCGACTCCTCCTTccacgccgccaccgccccGGACCGCGTCCGCGTCGAGCTCTGCCCGCAGGTCGTCTTCGCCTGCGGCTTCGTCGGCTGCAAGACCGTCATCGAGgcccccgacgacggcgccgcccccgccgccgccgacgcttTCTTCGACCACCTCGCCGGCCACTTCGACCGGCGCGCCACCCcgacttcctcctcctcctcctcctcctcctcctcgcccgtgTGCGGCTGGACGTACTACCACCAGATCCGCAACCTCTTGCGCCAGCGCGCCCTCAAGGACGAGTGGAAGCACGCCCTCTGGGACAAGGCCGCGCGGAACCAGCTGCGCTGGCAGCCGCGCTCCTCAGCCGACCTCAAGAAGCTCCTCGAGTGCCGccacctcgccgacgtgccCCGCGTCCTCCACGCCGCCTGGACCCTCGGCCAgacctccttctcctcccccaaACACCCGGGCCCGGCCTTCCCCGGCGAGGCCACCCGCCCGCTCCGGAACCGGTGCCCGTTGTCCATCTCCGGCCacgatgtcggcggcggcgactcgCACCGCAGGACGTTCGGCCAGcacctgcagcagctccccaacgccggcgccgccgtgttCCACACGACGCTCGCCACCGTCTcgcacccgccgccgcgctgcgTCCCTGAGGAGCCGGACTCCCTCGTCTACGCGCACCCCGGGACGCCCCTCGTCCTCCCGGAGCACAACGCCTGGTccaccgacgtcgtcctcgggccCCGCGAGgacttcgacgacgacgacgacaacaacaactaTAACATCCAcaaaaacaacaacgacggcggcgacggcggcggccacgtGCCCATGGTGTACGCGGCGGCCCCGAGCCCCGTCAGTCCGTGGATCGTCGGTCCCGGTCCCGGTCCCGGTCCCGGcgcccgtccgccgccgccgtgcgaCCCGACAAcgccggacgacgaggccttTGGCGCGCTCCTCcgcgtgccgccgccgccgccgaagcgtCCTCGCTCGTGGGGCATGAGGAGCCTCGAGAACCTGCGCCTCAAGCGCCGCGAccggccgtcgccgccggtggaTGAGAAGGCGCTCGCCATGCCCGCGTGGATCTAG
- a CDS encoding Homeobox and c2h2 transcription codes for MSANAWPGADGSSQRSSQQLSQKDIVLDRQMIKHLLGRYGPDELSRLIQETTGPQSDGASIVSSAQSSILSDDPSSVWDTQSVRTFSSDASSITGSIISNVSRGTSKILGRRSQSSSSSAAAAAQAQAQAQAQAQAHVHAAQHAAQAHQEESWNDVPTSSDTAPDAASSTTSSSKQKGAFMCGFCKEEDITKTCTRKNDLKRHIEDFHNVNAQWFCRHRGCQMVFDWQGAYKTHLKQAHGGSRMSLDEAKVNLCPQVVFACGFDNCLQVFEAQGDTDASSTFKEYVSHVVKHFDEGSNSGEWTYSARIRNLLRQSQVQATWNESMWNEASRNSLQWSPQTSGILRKRLECRHIGDVKLLVQYALMLGSDPGTAVKFREDFVTPVADTCTLHMPGHKSRQPSVAAPEPADPFSFKISRGANPALAAYMASQRRVYVPRQQRVARPPQLHHPHQQQVQVPASNSMASHSRLSHSSHSSHHGHQQQGHHGSQNHSTLGHFFQTPLDSSSMYDPNGNAQAFGSSSGAMHHGGIIADDMQSLRGMAAGTPESSDVEMQDPGMMADFSSQYASHAASLASPAISAHTDGFFPPGQAY; via the exons ATGTCCGCAAATGCTTGGCCCGGGGCCGATGGCTCCTCCCAGCGGTCCAGCCAACAACTGTCGCAGAAGGATATCGTTCTCGACCGACAGATGATCAAGCACCTCCTTGGCAGATACGGACCAGACGAACTCAGCCGCCTCATCCAGGAGACGACAGGGCCTC AGTCGGACGGCGCATCCATCGTGTCTTCTGCACAGTCGTCCATCCTATCGGACGACCCCTCGAGCGTCTGGGACACCCAGAGCGTCAGGACCTTTTCTTCCGACGCATCCTCCATCACTGGCAGCATCATCTCCAATGTTTCCCGGGGTACATCCAAGATTCTAGGTCGACGCAGtcagagcagcagcagcagcgccgccgcagcagcccaagcccaagcccaagcccaagcccagGCACAGGCGCATGTACACGCGGCACAACACGCTGCCCAAGCCCACCAGGAAGAATCGTGGAATGACGTGCCCACGTCGTCCGATACGGCACCCGACGCCGCGTCGAGCACGACGAGCTCATCGAAGCAGAAGGGGGCCTTTATGTGCGGCTTTtgcaaggaggaggacatcACCAAGACGTGCACGCGCAAGAACGACCTGAAGCGCCACATCGAGGACTTCCACAACGTTAACGCCCAATGGTTCTGTCGGCACCGCGGCTGTCAGATGGTCTTTGACTGGCAGGGCGCATACAAGACGCATTTGAAGCAGGCTCACGGCGGTTCCAGGATGTCCttggacgaggccaaggtcaacCTGTGCCCCCAGGTCGTCTTCGCGTGCGGCTTCGACAACTGCCTGCAAGTCTTCGAGGCACAGGGCGACACGGATGCCAGCTCCACGTTCAAGGAGTACGTGAGCCACGTCGTGAAGCACTTCGATGAAGGATCCAACAGCGGCGAGTGGACGTACTCGGCCAGGATACGCAACCTCCTGCGGCAGAGTCAGGTGCAGGCTACCTGGAACGAGTCCATGTGGAACGAGGCCTCGCGCAACAGCCTGCAATGGAGCCCCCAGACGTCTGGCATCTTGAGGAAACGACTGGAGTGCCGCCACATTGGCGACGTCAAGCTGCTCGTGCAGTACGCCCTCATGCTCGGCTCCGACCCGGGCACCGCCGTCAAGTTCCGCGAGGACTTTGTCACGCCGGTCGCCGACACGTGCACCCTGCACATGCCGGGCCACAAGTCACGACAGCCGAGCGTCGCAGCGCCCGAACCGGCCGATCCGTTCTCGTTCAAGATATCGCGCGGCGCGAaccccgccctcgccgcctacATGGCATCTCAGCGGAGAGTTTACGTGCCCAGACAGCAGCGGGTTGCGAGACCGCCGCAGCTTCACCACCCGCACCAGcagcaggtgcaggtgccGGCATCGAACTCGATGGCCAGTCACTCCCGGCTGTCGCACTCGTCCCACTCGAGTCATCACGGccaccagcagcagggccacCACGGCAGCCAGAACCACAGCACGCTCGGGCACTTCTTCCAGACGCCGCTGGACTCCTCGTCGATGTACGACCCGAACGGCAACGCCCAGGCCTTTGGATCCAGTAGCGGCGCCATGCAccacggcggcatcatcgcaGACGACATGCAGAGTCTGAGGGGCATGGCAGCAGGCACGCCCGAGTCTTCGGACGTGGAGATGCAGGACCCGGGCATGATGGCAGACTTTTCTTCGCAGTACGCGTCGCACGCGGCCAGTCTCGCAAGCccggccatctcggcccACACGGACGGCTTCTTCCCGCCGGGGCAGGCTTACTAG